The candidate division TA06 bacterium genomic sequence GTCTTCTTCCGTTTCTACCACCACCGTGGGCATTATGTCAACATCGTTGAATTGGAAAACCCAGTTTTTCATGCTGGCTTTCCCCACAGCCTGGCTCTCATAGGAGACGAGATTGCCTCCGCTCTTTTCGAATATTGAAAGAAAAGTTGTCAGAATACAAACCTCCACAGAGGATACGAACAGATGTTCTGGTGTCCAGTACCCAGGATCTCCTCCAAACTCAGGCGGACAAGCTACTTCTATACTGTGTTTTTCTTCTGAAGACAGCCTGCCCTTG encodes the following:
- a CDS encoding OsmC family peroxiredoxin, with the translated sequence MEPRIYEYKSSTKWTGGHKGRLSSEEKHSIEVACPPEFGGDPGYWTPEHLFVSSVEVCILTTFLSIFEKSGGNLVSYESQAVGKASMKNWVFQFNDVDIMPTVVVETEEDVRKAEEAMERAVNECLITKSLKFKPKVRPRVQSVRSHDKKGDG